A genomic segment from Nicotiana tabacum cultivar K326 chromosome 9, ASM71507v2, whole genome shotgun sequence encodes:
- the LOC107789911 gene encoding splicing factor U2af small subunit B-like yields the protein MAEHLASIFGTEKDRVNCPFYFKIGACRHGDRCSRLHTKPSISPTILLSNMYQRPDSITPGVDPQGHPIDPHKIQQHFEDFYEDLFEELNKYGEIESLNVCDNLADHMVGNVYVQFREEEQAGNALKNLTGRFYAGRPIIVDFSPVTDFREATCRQYEENVCNRGGYCNFMHLKRISRELRQQLFGRYRRRHSRSRSRSPYRHRSYDERSRRSHSRKYDDKDHYYESRSRRNRSTSPDRRRGRSRSPGGRRDRSPIRDGSEERRARIEQWNREKELANRGNEDSSNKNENNENGYVQNPDQYYNQQ from the exons ATGGCAGAGCACTTGGCTTCGATCTTCGGCACTGAAAAAGACAGAGTGAATTGCCCATTCTACTTCAAAATCGGAGCTTGTAGACATGGCGATCGCTGTTCGAGGCTTCACACTAAACCCAGTATTAGCCCTACCATTCTCCTCTCTAACATGTACCAAAGACCTGACAGTATTACCCCTGGCGTCGATCCTCAAGGCCATCCCATTGATCCTCACAAAATCCAGCAACACTTTGAG GATTTTTATGAAGACTTGTTTGAAGAACTGAACAAGTATGGAGAGATTGAGAGCTTGAATGTTTGTGACAATCTGGCTGATCACATG GTTGGTAATGTTTATGTTCAGTTTAGAGAGGAAGAGCAGGCTGGAAATGCACTGAAGAATCTTACTGGAAGATTCTATGCTG GAAGGCCCATCATTGTTGATTTCTCTCCTGTGACTGATTTTCGTGAAGCCACCTGTAGACAGTACGAGGAAAATGTTTGCAACCGCGGTGGATATTGCAACTTTATGCACCTCAAAAGGATCAGCAG GGAATTGAGACAACAGTTGTTTGGAAGGTATAGGAGAAGGCATAGCCGTAGCAGAAGCCGAAGTCCTTATAGGCATCGCAGCTATGATGAGCGCTCTCGCAGGAGTCATAGTAGAAAGTATGATGATAAGGACCATTATTATGAGAGTCGTAGCAGGAGGAACAGAAGTACAAGCCCTGATCGTAGGAGGGGTAGGAGCAGGAGTCCTGGTGGCAGGAGAGACAGAAGTCCAATTAGGGATGGCAGTGAAGAAAGGCGTGCACGAATAGAGCAGTGGAACCGGGAAAAAGAACTGGCTAACAGGGGTAATGAAGACAGTAgtaacaaaaatgaaaacaacgAGAATGGATATGTCCAAAACCCAGATCAGTACTACAATCAGCAATGA